The following are encoded together in the Actinoplanes sp. N902-109 genome:
- a CDS encoding SDR family oxidoreductase, whose amino-acid sequence MPKVIAITGASSGIGEATAVRLSAAGHRLVLGARREDRLAALAERLPGEVATLRTDVTDRADVNALVALATSRFGRLDVLVANAGVATVEPLDTLSVDRWDEMIDINIKGFLYGVAAALPVFRAQDSGHFVTTVSTSGLRVVPGQVVYAGTKNAVRTMCEGLRQEAGPAIRVTAISPGYVNTEFAEATADPANLDEIRRNKRDLGLDPDAVARTVAYAIDQPADVDINEITIRPTAQS is encoded by the coding sequence ATGCCCAAAGTCATCGCCATCACCGGCGCCAGCAGCGGCATCGGGGAGGCCACCGCCGTGCGCCTGTCCGCCGCGGGTCACCGGCTCGTCCTGGGCGCCCGCCGCGAGGACCGGCTCGCCGCGCTGGCCGAGCGCCTCCCCGGCGAGGTCGCCACCCTGCGCACCGACGTGACCGACCGAGCCGACGTGAACGCCCTGGTGGCCCTGGCGACATCCCGTTTCGGCCGGCTCGACGTCCTCGTCGCCAACGCCGGGGTCGCCACGGTGGAACCCCTCGACACCCTCTCGGTGGACCGCTGGGACGAGATGATCGACATCAACATCAAGGGCTTCCTGTACGGCGTGGCAGCCGCCCTCCCGGTCTTCCGCGCCCAGGACAGCGGCCACTTCGTCACCACCGTGTCCACGTCCGGCCTGCGCGTCGTCCCGGGCCAGGTCGTCTACGCCGGCACCAAGAACGCGGTCCGCACCATGTGCGAAGGCCTGCGCCAGGAAGCCGGCCCCGCCATCCGGGTGACAGCGATCTCCCCCGGCTACGTCAACACCGAGTTCGCCGAAGCCACCGCCGACCCCGCCAACCTCGACGAGATCCGCCGCAACAAGCGCGACCTGGGCCTCGACCCCGACGCCGTGGCCCGCACCGTCGCCTACGCCATCGACCAACCCGCCGACGTCGACATCAACGAGATCACCATCCGCCCCACAGCCCAGTCCTGA
- a CDS encoding response regulator transcription factor: MRVLVVEDEERLAVALRRGLQAEGFAVDIAADGQDGLELARHGDYDAMILDVMLPKLSGYRVVRQLRAERKWLPVLMLSAKDGEYDQADGLDCGADDYLTKPFSYVVLLARLRALLRRGTPQRPAVLRHGDVELDPALRKVTVAGAEVVLTAREFALLEYLLRHPGEVVSKTELLDHVWDAAVETAANAVEVYIGYLRRKIGRDRLETVRGAGYRLAAVPG; encoded by the coding sequence GTGCGGGTTCTGGTGGTGGAGGACGAGGAACGGCTCGCGGTCGCCCTGCGGCGCGGGTTGCAGGCCGAGGGGTTCGCGGTCGACATCGCGGCCGACGGGCAGGACGGGCTCGAGCTGGCCCGGCATGGCGACTACGACGCGATGATCCTCGATGTGATGCTGCCCAAGTTGTCCGGTTACCGGGTCGTGCGGCAGTTGCGGGCCGAGCGGAAGTGGCTTCCCGTGCTGATGCTGTCGGCCAAGGACGGGGAGTACGACCAGGCCGACGGGCTGGACTGCGGCGCTGACGACTACCTGACCAAGCCTTTCTCGTACGTGGTGCTGCTCGCCCGCCTTCGTGCGTTGCTGCGCCGGGGCACCCCGCAGCGCCCGGCGGTGCTGCGGCACGGGGATGTCGAGCTGGACCCCGCGTTGCGCAAGGTGACTGTGGCGGGGGCCGAGGTGGTGCTCACCGCGCGCGAGTTCGCGCTGCTGGAGTATCTGCTGCGCCACCCGGGCGAGGTCGTGTCCAAGACCGAGCTGCTCGACCATGTGTGGGACGCGGCGGTCGAGACGGCGGCCAACGCGGTCGAGGTCTACATCGGATATCTGCGGCGCAAGATCGGCCGGGACCGGCTGGAGACGGTGCGCGGTGCCGGCTACCGGCTGGCCGCCGTACCGGGTTGA
- a CDS encoding TetR/AcrR family transcriptional regulator, with amino-acid sequence MTPRRADAEQNRARLVEVARTALAESSDATMQSIAKRAGVGQGTLYRHFPTREALLLAAYRDDVEEVIAAAGALLAEHPPAAALRLWFDRLASYGRIKHGVAEAVQAATRAELSGEYYDRVIAAIGLLLDAGKQAGEVRADADPDEVLLLVGFLWRLADAGWEERSRRMLDVVMSGLSAR; translated from the coding sequence ATGACGCCGCGCCGTGCCGATGCGGAGCAGAACCGGGCCAGGCTGGTCGAGGTGGCGCGGACTGCGCTCGCCGAGTCCAGCGATGCCACCATGCAGTCGATCGCCAAGCGTGCCGGGGTCGGCCAGGGCACCCTGTACCGGCACTTCCCCACTCGCGAGGCGCTGCTGCTGGCCGCTTACCGCGACGATGTGGAGGAAGTGATCGCGGCCGCGGGGGCGCTGCTGGCCGAGCATCCGCCGGCCGCTGCGCTGCGGTTGTGGTTCGACCGGCTGGCCTCGTACGGGAGGATCAAGCACGGGGTTGCCGAAGCCGTGCAGGCCGCGACGCGGGCCGAATTGTCGGGGGAGTACTACGACCGGGTGATCGCTGCGATCGGGCTGCTGCTGGACGCGGGGAAGCAGGCCGGGGAGGTGCGGGCCGACGCCGATCCGGACGAGGTGCTGCTGCTCGTGGGATTTCTGTGGCGGTTGGCGGACGCCGGCTGGGAGGAGCGGTCGCGGCGCATGCTCGATGTCGTGATGAGCGGCCTGAGCGCACGCTGA